The following proteins are co-located in the Candidatus Nitrotoga sp. AM1P genome:
- the fliN gene encoding flagellar motor switch protein FliN, protein MTDDNMDEISADDWGAAMAEQTSATPSSESQPAAQPHAYSQFTSAAGTAVHNDLDMIMDIPVQLTVELGRTKMPIKNLLQLAQGSVVELTGQAGEPLDVMINGFLIAQGEVVVVNEKIGIRLTDVITPSERLRRLSR, encoded by the coding sequence ATGACTGACGACAATATGGATGAAATTAGCGCCGATGACTGGGGTGCAGCAATGGCTGAACAGACTTCCGCCACCCCGTCCAGCGAATCACAACCCGCTGCTCAACCGCATGCATACTCACAATTCACCAGCGCAGCGGGTACAGCTGTCCATAACGATCTCGATATGATCATGGACATCCCGGTTCAACTAACGGTCGAGCTTGGCCGCACCAAGATGCCCATCAAAAATCTGCTGCAACTGGCGCAAGGATCGGTGGTGGAACTAACCGGCCAGGCGGGCGAACCGCTCGATGTAATGATCAATGGCTTTCTGATCGCGCAAGGTGAGGTCGTCGTCGTAAACGAGAAAATCGGTATCCGCCTCACCGACGTTATTACCCCATCTGAACGTTTACGCCGTCTCAGCCGATGA
- the fliJ gene encoding flagellar export protein FliJ, with product MPKIFSMQPLVHLAHQKNEDTTRKFGQLIQQQQAAQTKLQTLEQYREDYQMRLQQEIQNGINQINLRNFQNFIRRLDEAVTQQRNVLEQIGRSIQVGRNELENAQRKMRSFDTLAQRHIEKEKKLEGKLEQRQQDEHSGRHSARKAMAAKDEI from the coding sequence ATGCCCAAGATATTTTCCATGCAACCGTTGGTACATTTGGCACACCAGAAAAACGAAGATACCACCCGCAAATTCGGCCAGTTAATCCAGCAACAGCAGGCTGCACAAACCAAGCTACAGACCTTGGAACAATATCGCGAAGACTATCAGATGCGCTTACAGCAAGAGATTCAGAACGGTATCAATCAAATTAATTTGCGTAATTTTCAAAATTTCATTCGCCGTCTGGACGAAGCAGTTACACAACAACGCAATGTCCTTGAACAAATAGGCCGCTCCATCCAAGTCGGACGAAATGAGCTGGAAAATGCGCAGCGCAAAATGAGATCCTTCGATACGCTGGCACAACGCCATATAGAAAAAGAAAAAAAACTGGAAGGAAAATTAGAACAGCGACAACAGGACGAACACTCAGGACGTCACTCTGCACGCAAGGCTATGGCTGCAAAAGACGAAATCTAA
- the fliM gene encoding flagellar motor switch protein FliM: MSDFLSQDEVDSLLKGVTGEPDEVAAPAEAPGTVRPYNMGTQERIVRGRMPTMEILNERFARLFRITLFNLIRRTAEISVGPIRVQKFSEFLRNLPIPANINIVQAKPLRGNALFIFDPNLVFLVVDSMFGGDGRFHTRVEGREFTQTEQRIIQQLLSAVFESYNKAWQAVYPLKFEFVRSELNPQFANIATPNEVVVTTTFDIEFGGVGGAFHVLIPYSMIEPIRELLYSSMQGDHMAVDKRWLHTLSKQIQSAEIELTAILGQAQITFEQVLGMRNGDFIPLDIEDSITALVDEVPVMKCKYGIFNNQYALKVEQMLSNTKGNLANGDNDD; the protein is encoded by the coding sequence ATGAGTGATTTTCTCTCTCAGGACGAAGTTGACTCACTGCTCAAAGGAGTAACCGGAGAGCCAGATGAGGTTGCTGCCCCAGCCGAGGCACCAGGCACTGTACGCCCGTATAACATGGGTACGCAGGAACGAATCGTGCGTGGGCGTATGCCCACGATGGAAATCCTCAATGAACGTTTTGCGCGCCTGTTCAGGATAACTTTATTCAACTTGATCCGGCGCACTGCGGAAATTTCAGTGGGACCCATACGCGTACAGAAATTCAGCGAATTCCTCCGCAATCTACCGATACCTGCCAACATCAACATCGTGCAAGCCAAGCCTTTACGGGGCAACGCACTGTTTATTTTTGATCCCAACCTGGTTTTTTTAGTAGTAGACAGCATGTTCGGTGGTGATGGGCGATTTCACACCCGGGTTGAGGGACGCGAATTTACCCAGACCGAACAGCGCATCATCCAGCAATTACTCTCGGCCGTATTCGAGTCTTATAACAAAGCTTGGCAAGCGGTATATCCGTTGAAATTTGAGTTTGTGCGCTCGGAATTAAACCCGCAGTTCGCCAATATCGCCACACCAAACGAAGTTGTTGTAACCACCACTTTCGACATTGAATTCGGCGGCGTAGGCGGTGCATTTCATGTATTAATACCCTATTCCATGATAGAGCCAATCCGCGAGCTGCTCTATAGCAGCATGCAAGGCGACCATATGGCTGTAGACAAGCGATGGCTGCACACACTATCCAAACAAATACAATCCGCAGAAATTGAACTGACTGCGATTCTCGGTCAAGCTCAAATTACATTTGAACAGGTGCTGGGAATGCGCAATGGTGATTTCATTCCATTAGATATAGAAGACAGTATTACAGCACTAGTGGACGAAGTACCCGTAATGAAATGCAAGTACGGTATTTTCAACAACCAGTACGCTCTTAAAGTAGAACAAATGCTCAGCAACACAAAAGGCAATTTGGCTAATGGAGACAATGATGACTGA
- a CDS encoding flagellar basal body-associated FliL family protein: MVKPVTKKTESDPLPTEVKTKPKSKKILFIILGSVLVLGIAGGAGWYFTKGENHNGKSDKKTTKSSEHIKFIALEPFTVNLQRETADQFLQIGITLKIVQPELEEKIKQNLPEIRSRLLVLLSGKYPSELTASKGKKKLVNEIIAETEIVLGLRTAPAVSHAIADVSAKSDAASSVEATSPVEATNSEESPVTSDSKVESAKPSGEKENSIVDVLFTSFIIQ, encoded by the coding sequence ATGGTAAAACCGGTCACTAAAAAAACAGAGTCGGATCCTCTGCCCACTGAAGTCAAGACAAAACCAAAAAGCAAAAAAATATTGTTCATCATCCTAGGTAGTGTCTTGGTTTTAGGGATTGCAGGTGGCGCAGGATGGTATTTTACCAAAGGCGAAAATCACAACGGCAAAAGCGACAAAAAGACTACAAAATCATCTGAGCACATAAAGTTTATTGCGCTGGAACCTTTTACGGTTAACTTGCAACGCGAGACAGCTGACCAATTTTTACAAATCGGCATCACACTAAAAATCGTTCAGCCAGAACTGGAAGAAAAAATTAAGCAAAACCTTCCAGAAATTCGCAGCCGCCTGCTGGTTCTGCTGTCCGGCAAATACCCTTCAGAATTGACTGCATCCAAAGGCAAAAAAAAACTCGTCAATGAAATTATTGCTGAAACCGAGATCGTGCTTGGCCTGCGTACTGCACCCGCCGTCTCCCATGCGATTGCTGATGTAAGTGCAAAATCCGATGCTGCCTCCAGCGTGGAAGCAACTAGTCCAGTAGAAGCCACCAACTCCGAAGAGTCACCCGTCACATCAGATTCAAAAGTGGAATCCGCCAAACCCAGCGGCGAAAAGGAGAACAGCATCGTGGACGTTCTGTTTACCTCTTTCATCATCCAGTGA
- a CDS encoding flagellar hook-length control protein FliK, whose protein sequence is MQNITIPVTTPAVAAHTPTIATDDGTLPTEPFGNVLARQLADSAQPTKTNAPDTGLPTSFATDNILAATSSTEQPNVPQAPTLESLSTLPNDMLAALLPPNLAPQISISRAQPTQLEALTHNRAQSIATNNKVSLGYNTPATQLEIFNSGSGSKSMTLLADAQLTPESLTQAGAPQPNATTLAALQAPVSNVTHLNSPISLSVDMPVTHKAWADEFSQKIVWVATQHGQTAELHLNPPQLGPVDILIKVDGDQATALFTSAHAVVRDAIEQALPKLREMLADNGIMLSNATVSDQSPREQQTKQTDQQHRKESRQAKIDETILVGSTQVRPGRYQLGSVDTFA, encoded by the coding sequence ATGCAAAACATAACCATCCCGGTGACCACGCCCGCCGTTGCGGCGCATACGCCCACAATAGCAACGGACGATGGTACGTTGCCGACAGAACCTTTCGGCAACGTACTGGCACGTCAGCTCGCGGATAGCGCCCAGCCTACAAAAACCAATGCTCCTGACACCGGCCTACCTACATCGTTCGCCACGGATAACATACTCGCCGCTACTTCCAGCACTGAGCAACCTAACGTACCACAAGCACCGACACTGGAGAGTCTCAGCACATTACCCAACGATATGCTGGCAGCATTATTACCACCTAACCTTGCACCACAAATATCCATCAGCCGCGCACAGCCGACTCAATTAGAAGCGCTCACACACAATCGAGCACAATCTATCGCTACGAATAATAAAGTATCTTTAGGGTACAACACACCTGCCACCCAACTGGAAATTTTTAATTCCGGCTCTGGTAGCAAAAGCATGACATTATTGGCCGATGCACAACTCACACCCGAATCCCTCACTCAAGCAGGCGCGCCACAGCCTAATGCAACGACTCTGGCTGCACTACAAGCTCCAGTGTCAAATGTCACGCACTTAAATTCACCGATATCACTTTCCGTAGACATGCCCGTGACACATAAGGCTTGGGCCGATGAGTTTAGCCAGAAAATTGTTTGGGTGGCTACCCAGCATGGACAAACTGCAGAACTGCACCTGAATCCGCCGCAACTCGGCCCAGTGGATATATTAATAAAAGTAGATGGTGATCAAGCTACTGCACTTTTCACTTCAGCGCATGCCGTTGTACGCGATGCAATAGAACAGGCACTGCCTAAGCTTCGTGAAATGCTGGCCGATAATGGAATTATGCTGAGCAATGCCACAGTAAGCGACCAATCTCCCAGAGAACAGCAAACGAAACAAACTGACCAACAGCATAGAAAAGAAAGCCGGCAAGCAAAAATAGATGAAACTATCCTCGTCGGCAGTACCCAAGTCAGGCCTGGGCGCTATCAACTGGGATCAGTGGATACGTTTGCCTGA